A region from the Halorussus halophilus genome encodes:
- the glmM gene encoding phosphoglucosamine mutase: MFGTSGIRGEVGDVVTCDLALAVGRALASEGYEKVVVGRDPRESGEMLSDAVSAGLRECGADVVRLGQAATPTVARSVGWQDADAGVSVTASHNPAKDNGLKLWNPSGQAFDTAQRETIAERVREEDADLRPWDGLGGQRRWEEADEYHATALDEAVDIEDDLTVVVDVGNGAGGVTAEALQRQGCTVTTLNAQPDGSFPARPSEPTEEACTRLWQTVAATDADLGIAHDGDADRMQAVTADGEFVSGDVLLALFARETASEGDLAAAPLNVSLAVDDALAEVGASLTRTKVGDVFVAERAAEPNVTFGGEESGAWIWPEEILCPDGPLAACKLAELVTERGPLADLVGEIPTYPIERTNVRTDEKEAAMERIAAEVADHYEDVTTDDGVRVETDDGWFLVRASGTQPLIRVTAEGRTELQAEELFEAASEIVEKAT, encoded by the coding sequence ATGTTCGGAACGAGCGGCATCCGTGGAGAGGTGGGTGACGTAGTGACCTGCGACCTCGCGCTCGCAGTCGGCCGCGCACTGGCAAGTGAAGGCTACGAGAAAGTCGTCGTCGGCCGCGACCCGCGCGAGAGCGGTGAGATGCTATCTGACGCCGTTTCTGCGGGGCTTCGAGAATGTGGTGCGGACGTGGTCCGACTTGGACAGGCCGCGACGCCGACCGTCGCTCGGAGCGTCGGCTGGCAAGACGCCGACGCTGGGGTCTCGGTCACGGCGAGTCACAACCCCGCGAAGGACAACGGACTCAAGCTGTGGAACCCCTCCGGGCAGGCGTTCGACACTGCTCAGCGCGAGACCATCGCCGAACGCGTGCGCGAAGAAGACGCCGACTTGCGGCCGTGGGACGGATTGGGCGGCCAGCGCCGTTGGGAGGAAGCCGACGAGTACCACGCCACGGCCCTCGACGAAGCGGTAGACATCGAGGACGACCTCACCGTCGTCGTGGACGTGGGCAACGGTGCTGGCGGCGTCACCGCCGAAGCACTCCAGCGACAGGGGTGTACCGTGACAACGCTGAACGCCCAGCCAGACGGCAGTTTCCCCGCTCGACCGAGCGAACCGACCGAAGAAGCCTGCACGCGACTCTGGCAGACCGTCGCGGCGACCGACGCCGACCTCGGTATCGCCCACGACGGAGACGCCGACCGAATGCAGGCTGTCACCGCCGACGGAGAGTTCGTGTCCGGTGACGTGCTGTTGGCACTGTTCGCACGGGAAACTGCTAGCGAAGGCGACCTCGCGGCGGCACCACTCAACGTCAGTCTCGCGGTGGACGACGCGCTCGCCGAAGTCGGCGCGTCACTCACTCGAACCAAAGTCGGCGACGTGTTCGTCGCGGAGCGAGCAGCAGAGCCGAACGTCACCTTCGGTGGCGAGGAGAGCGGTGCGTGGATTTGGCCCGAAGAGATTCTCTGTCCCGACGGTCCGCTCGCGGCGTGTAAGCTCGCCGAGCTGGTGACCGAACGCGGCCCACTCGCTGACCTCGTCGGCGAGATTCCGACCTACCCAATCGAGCGGACGAACGTTCGCACCGACGAGAAGGAAGCAGCGATGGAGCGCATCGCTGCGGAGGTCGCAGACCACTACGAAGACGTGACGACCGACGACGGCGTTCGCGTGGAGACCGACGACGGCTGGTTCCTCGTTCGAGCGAGCGGTACCCAGCCGTTGATTCGAGTGACAGCGGAGGGTCGAACCGAATTGCAAGCCGAGGAGTTGTTCGAGGCGGCGTCAGAAATCGTCGAGAAAGCGACGTAG
- a CDS encoding PadR family transcriptional regulator, whose protein sequence is MHDYTGFQRDLLFVLNGLEDPNGQDIKQELERSQNRSIQHGRLYTNLNTLVEEGFIKKGKHDGRTNRYELTDQGRKVLQDRWHWQSEYMPKESA, encoded by the coding sequence ATGCACGACTATACTGGCTTCCAGCGCGACCTGTTGTTCGTCCTCAACGGACTCGAGGACCCGAACGGACAGGACATCAAACAAGAACTTGAACGCTCACAGAACCGTAGCATCCAACACGGTAGACTGTACACTAACCTCAACACGCTGGTCGAAGAAGGCTTCATCAAGAAGGGCAAGCACGACGGCAGAACGAATCGTTACGAGTTGACCGACCAGGGACGAAAAGTGCTGCAAGACCGCTGGCACTGGCAGTCCGAGTACATGCCGAAAGAGAGTGCATAG
- a CDS encoding DUF7563 family protein, producing the protein MSKPQNAWVPGNTSGAGTNCTNCGEHVTRQFARVFGDNADIVKACPNCATYRELDTADYHRQ; encoded by the coding sequence ATGAGCAAACCACAGAACGCGTGGGTTCCCGGTAATACGAGTGGTGCAGGCACGAACTGTACGAACTGCGGCGAACACGTCACGCGGCAGTTCGCCCGTGTGTTCGGCGACAACGCCGACATCGTGAAAGCCTGCCCCAACTGCGCAACCTACCGAGAACTGGACACCGCCGATTATCACCGCCAGTAG
- a CDS encoding helix-turn-helix transcriptional regulator, whose product MNIDTSDRRQLERASNVLLLAPLTPTGNRACLELLTATTPPEQTNVAAVTYTPPPETWISDWNAHMETLPAELAFIHANKVQTDADETNTEALPPDTTVARVDPNQPMDIIAPLSEQLTRWQTNDDQAVISVQTLSILLEYVDFDTAFRYLHILTHRVQSADAVGYYHMDPDIHDAETVNTLKTLFDAVVEVSADEDEWSVKETYGDRSATSDHAQSHETETAGDDSDGGLFSAVRNSLTGLFSSSSESDDANTAETAGDESDSTVGSPPTNAPAAGNDDVSGPDSEFSDLPEDAMLTDEDRIRELLTQYGGRMKQTDVTDETDWSKSTVSRKLSKMEDKGLITRVQVGRGNLVFLSGYEPESTKSPFEKELD is encoded by the coding sequence ATGAACATCGATACATCGGACAGGAGGCAACTCGAACGTGCTTCGAACGTACTCCTGCTAGCACCGTTGACGCCGACTGGTAATCGGGCGTGTTTAGAGCTACTGACAGCGACGACGCCGCCGGAGCAGACGAACGTCGCCGCAGTGACGTACACGCCACCGCCGGAGACGTGGATATCGGACTGGAACGCACATATGGAGACGCTTCCTGCCGAGTTGGCGTTCATCCACGCGAACAAGGTTCAGACGGACGCAGACGAGACGAACACTGAAGCGTTACCACCCGACACGACCGTCGCACGAGTCGATCCGAACCAGCCGATGGACATCATCGCACCGCTGAGCGAACAGCTTACGCGGTGGCAGACGAACGACGATCAGGCTGTCATTTCCGTCCAGACCTTGTCTATCCTGCTGGAGTACGTCGATTTCGACACTGCGTTCCGCTACTTGCACATCCTCACTCACCGTGTGCAGTCTGCGGACGCAGTCGGCTACTACCACATGGACCCGGACATCCACGACGCCGAGACCGTCAACACGCTGAAGACGCTGTTCGACGCCGTCGTCGAAGTGTCCGCCGACGAGGACGAGTGGTCGGTCAAAGAGACGTACGGCGACCGAAGTGCGACGAGCGACCACGCCCAATCGCACGAGACAGAAACGGCTGGGGACGATTCGGACGGTGGGCTGTTTTCCGCGGTTCGAAACTCACTGACAGGGCTGTTCTCCAGTTCTTCGGAGTCAGACGACGCGAACACCGCCGAGACGGCCGGCGACGAATCCGACTCAACGGTCGGGTCGCCGCCGACGAACGCCCCAGCGGCTGGAAACGACGACGTTTCGGGTCCCGACAGTGAGTTCAGCGACCTCCCGGAGGACGCGATGCTCACCGACGAGGACCGCATCCGGGAACTACTCACGCAGTACGGTGGCCGGATGAAACAGACCGACGTTACCGACGAGACCGACTGGTCGAAATCGACGGTCAGTCGGAAGCTCTCGAAGATGGAGGACAAGGGTCTCATCACCCGCGTTCAAGTCGGTCGGGGCAACCTCGTCTTCTTGAGTGGCTACGAACCGGAATCGACTAAATCGCCGTTCGAAAAGGAGCTGGACTGA
- a CDS encoding asparagine synthetase B family protein has protein sequence MNKEIFGVFGDTDLSEIRTERAFDAVVSGPSMTVAVRDPALGIPGRSAVYEDERGCCLVWGEAFSAADGVADTAEWFFERYAQDGRAAFSELNGSYLACVDYEGDAVVATDPIRSWECFYTDATGVRTFGSDIGSLRSILDEPSVDRHALLEFLHLGTVLGERTVFDQIRRVPFDGYLTPAETAELDRFVYDPCDADEFDHVGELADRLRSAIARRSHYPGTKGLLLSAGQDSRTLLSQIPDIERCYTLGRAGSQEVDVAERLAEQYGSDHEILEPCRRYLFAAGEKVRYSQGIKESLHIHHAAYDVDIELDTMYHGLLYDTLFKGYFLQEETLDVLGLEIPLKRLDDNPRPIDSLLDTLGFLPDGSDRLADCVTPALDSLGFDADLEIADPEAFLEDSLRSELRRCWSRADSVHNLMDVLIIRNQPALPFRVHLADNYLEAFVTIDSELLDWHLRTPPELRNRDTVRAAIRRLDDDIYRHRPPDKPYDSHHLNQIERFARRKLPFFDSFDPAWPDRRKMFHQSEMGERLFPDATTVQDLPPRQQLRVNDLRWWFGEPREKPT, from the coding sequence ATGAACAAGGAGATATTCGGCGTCTTTGGTGACACAGATTTATCGGAAATTCGGACAGAACGGGCATTCGACGCCGTCGTCTCCGGCCCTTCGATGACCGTCGCCGTCCGTGACCCAGCACTCGGTATTCCGGGTCGGAGCGCGGTCTACGAAGACGAGCGCGGGTGTTGTCTCGTCTGGGGCGAGGCGTTCTCCGCGGCTGATGGTGTCGCGGACACTGCCGAGTGGTTCTTCGAGCGATACGCGCAGGACGGTCGAGCAGCATTCTCGGAACTGAACGGGTCGTACTTGGCGTGCGTGGACTACGAGGGCGACGCCGTCGTCGCTACTGACCCGATTCGCTCTTGGGAGTGCTTCTACACCGACGCCACCGGCGTCCGAACGTTCGGCTCGGACATCGGTTCGCTCCGGTCGATACTCGACGAGCCATCGGTGGACCGGCACGCACTGCTCGAATTTCTCCACCTCGGGACGGTACTCGGGGAGCGAACTGTCTTCGACCAGATTCGCCGCGTACCGTTCGACGGCTATCTCACTCCGGCAGAGACGGCCGAACTCGACCGGTTCGTCTACGACCCGTGCGACGCCGACGAATTCGACCACGTCGGCGAACTCGCCGACCGACTTCGGAGTGCCATCGCCCGCCGTTCGCACTACCCCGGAACGAAGGGGCTGTTGCTGTCTGCGGGTCAGGACTCTCGGACGCTGCTCTCCCAAATTCCGGACATCGAGCGGTGCTACACCCTCGGCCGCGCCGGTTCACAGGAGGTAGATGTCGCCGAGCGGTTGGCCGAGCAGTACGGCTCGGACCACGAGATACTGGAACCGTGCCGCCGGTATCTGTTCGCCGCGGGCGAGAAAGTCCGGTACTCCCAGGGCATCAAAGAGTCGCTGCACATCCACCACGCCGCCTACGACGTGGACATCGAACTCGATACGATGTACCACGGATTACTGTACGACACGCTGTTCAAGGGATATTTCCTGCAAGAGGAGACGCTCGACGTTCTCGGATTAGAGATTCCACTCAAGCGCCTCGACGACAACCCTCGACCCATCGATTCGCTGTTGGACACGCTCGGTTTCCTCCCCGACGGGAGCGACCGACTCGCTGACTGCGTGACGCCAGCGCTCGACAGTCTCGGCTTCGACGCGGACCTCGAAATCGCCGACCCCGAAGCGTTCCTCGAAGACAGCCTCCGGTCGGAGCTTCGTAGGTGTTGGTCGCGCGCGGACTCGGTCCACAACCTGATGGACGTACTCATCATTCGAAACCAGCCTGCGCTTCCGTTCCGCGTCCACCTCGCGGACAACTACCTCGAAGCGTTCGTCACCATCGACAGCGAGTTGCTGGACTGGCACCTTCGAACGCCGCCGGAACTGCGGAACCGCGACACCGTTCGAGCGGCTATCCGCCGACTCGACGACGACATCTACCGACACCGGCCGCCGGACAAACCGTACGATTCCCACCATCTCAACCAAATCGAGCGGTTCGCCCGCCGGAAACTGCCGTTCTTCGACAGCTTCGACCCGGCGTGGCCCGACCGCCGGAAGATGTTCCACCAGAGCGAGATGGGCGAGCGACTGTTCCCCGACGCCACGACCGTCCAAGACCTCCCACCACGTCAGCAACTCCGGGTCAACGACCTTCGCTGGTGGTTCGGCGAGCCACGAGAAAAACCGACGTGA
- a CDS encoding ATPase domain-containing protein, translating to MSGRFPERISTGTEGLDDILQGGLVPNRSYLVRGDPGTGKTILGLNFLTAKREDETALYVNLEETEEDIRTNAASVGIDIGDVEFLDLSPESQVFSQDQSYDIFAPDEVEQDPLTTKITDRVEALSPDRVFIDPLTKLRYLTADEYQFRKQVISFMQYLRERGATVLFTSQNTSESSDEDLQFLSDGMIELARDSSGRTISVPKFRGSGTQSGTHSLSIGDDGIRVYPEIQPEKHDSEFVSEPLSSGVPQIDDLLGGGLERGTITIISGPTGVGKTTTGSQFVKEAAGRGERSVMYMFEETKPTFLERSEAVNIPVEEMLGQEVLSVQEVEPLNHSAEEFAQMVKSEVEENDTDIVMLDGIDGYKLALRGEEDNLVRKLHLLGRYLKNMGVTVILVDETAGVTGEFRATDSGISYLADNIVVLRHMEVQGELRKAIGVLKKRTSDFERTLREFEITEHGLTAGEPLTELQGVLSGTPKWVGETDAEQKFIDEE from the coding sequence ATGAGCGGGCGTTTCCCAGAGCGAATCTCGACCGGTACGGAAGGGTTGGACGATATCCTCCAAGGTGGTCTCGTCCCGAACAGGAGTTATCTCGTTCGGGGCGACCCTGGAACTGGCAAGACCATCCTCGGTCTGAACTTTCTGACCGCGAAGCGCGAAGACGAGACCGCGCTCTACGTCAACCTCGAAGAGACGGAGGAAGACATCAGAACCAACGCCGCTTCCGTCGGCATCGATATCGGCGACGTCGAGTTTTTAGACCTCTCTCCCGAGTCACAGGTGTTCTCGCAAGACCAGTCCTACGACATCTTCGCTCCCGACGAAGTCGAACAGGACCCACTGACCACCAAGATTACCGACCGCGTCGAAGCGCTCTCGCCCGACCGAGTGTTCATCGACCCGCTGACGAAGTTACGGTATCTCACGGCCGACGAGTACCAGTTCCGCAAGCAGGTCATCTCGTTCATGCAGTATCTCCGCGAGCGAGGGGCGACGGTGCTGTTCACCTCCCAGAACACGAGCGAGTCGTCGGACGAAGACCTCCAGTTCCTCAGCGACGGTATGATAGAACTCGCGCGCGACAGCAGTGGCCGAACGATTTCGGTGCCCAAGTTCCGTGGCTCTGGAACGCAGAGCGGGACCCACTCGCTGTCCATCGGCGACGACGGCATTCGAGTGTATCCCGAGATACAACCCGAAAAACACGACAGCGAGTTCGTCTCAGAGCCGCTGTCGTCGGGCGTTCCACAGATAGACGACCTGCTCGGTGGCGGGTTAGAGCGCGGAACCATCACCATCATCAGCGGACCGACCGGTGTCGGAAAGACGACCACCGGGTCGCAGTTCGTGAAGGAAGCGGCTGGACGTGGGGAGCGGTCGGTGATGTACATGTTCGAGGAGACGAAACCGACGTTCCTCGAACGCAGCGAAGCCGTCAACATTCCCGTCGAAGAGATGTTGGGCCAAGAGGTGCTCTCCGTACAGGAGGTCGAACCGCTGAACCACTCTGCGGAGGAGTTCGCCCAGATGGTCAAGAGCGAAGTCGAGGAGAACGATACCGACATCGTGATGCTGGACGGCATCGACGGCTACAAGCTTGCGCTCCGCGGCGAGGAGGACAACCTCGTCCGGAAACTGCACTTGCTCGGTCGCTACCTGAAGAATATGGGCGTCACCGTCATCCTGGTGGACGAAACGGCGGGCGTCACGGGCGAGTTCCGTGCGACCGACTCCGGCATCAGCTACCTCGCGGACAACATCGTCGTCCTTCGGCACATGGAAGTGCAAGGTGAACTTCGGAAAGCCATCGGCGTGCTGAAAAAGCGGACCAGCGACTTCGAGCGCACCCTACGAGAGTTCGAGATTACCGAACACGGTCTCACGGCCGGGGAGCCGTTGACAGAGCTTCAAGGCGTTCTCAGCGGAACGCCGAAGTGGGTCGGCGAGACCGACGCCGAACAGAAGTTCATCGACGAGGAGTAA
- a CDS encoding helix-turn-helix domain-containing protein, with protein sequence MSILAEFSVPAEKFLLGTALKTVPEVGIEVERVVADEREITPYFWAVGTNFEAFEAAMETDSTVDSIGTLEEHDDKRFYRASWNDNNSGISFAISETEATILTAQGTADGWELRALFPEEESLSKFHDFCATYGLEFDLSRLYESRNPEAVGKYDVTEKQHEALTVAAESQYFSVPRGVTLEELANDLDISPNALSTRLRRGHNNLIENTLLHKTAKNGNSLANSD encoded by the coding sequence ATGAGCATCCTAGCCGAGTTCAGTGTCCCAGCGGAGAAGTTCCTGCTCGGCACAGCACTGAAGACCGTCCCAGAGGTCGGAATCGAAGTCGAACGCGTCGTCGCCGACGAGCGAGAAATCACGCCGTACTTCTGGGCAGTTGGAACGAACTTCGAGGCGTTCGAAGCAGCGATGGAGACCGACTCAACGGTCGATAGCATCGGTACGCTCGAAGAACACGACGACAAGCGCTTCTATCGGGCGTCGTGGAACGACAACAACAGCGGCATCTCGTTCGCCATCTCCGAGACGGAGGCGACGATTCTCACCGCCCAAGGGACCGCAGACGGGTGGGAACTTCGTGCGTTGTTCCCCGAAGAAGAGTCGCTCTCGAAGTTCCACGACTTCTGTGCGACCTACGGTCTCGAATTCGACCTCTCACGGCTCTACGAGTCTCGCAATCCCGAAGCAGTCGGGAAGTACGACGTCACCGAGAAACAGCACGAAGCCCTGACTGTGGCAGCAGAATCCCAGTACTTCTCGGTCCCGCGTGGAGTCACGCTCGAAGAACTCGCCAACGACCTCGACATCTCCCCGAACGCACTCTCGACCCGTCTCCGCCGGGGACACAACAACCTCATCGAGAACACGCTCCTCCACAAGACGGCCAAAAATGGAAATTCACTAGCAAATAGTGACTGA
- a CDS encoding alkaline phosphatase family protein yields MEMLVIGIDAGCLPVFERLSEDGVIPNIDAIRGKGSDESDSDQAESEGAEAPLQSQIPPWTPSAWPSIYTGVNPAKHGAFGFVDYDGYDWSVVTGDNVNEHAIWNVLDEQGYSSVVLNAPVTHPPDEIDGAIVPGFIGPENPTCYPRGTLEDVRDAVGEYRVYPSYSRDDGEVTKLDKKREYRNLARMRGEAFRYLVEEHEPDFGFLQFQRTDTVFHEFEGDEKMVDAVYDETDRQIGKVLEHCDPDNVVLVSDHGMGHYEEYEFRVNEFLKQEGYVEETMGGKGMPGWGPIRDDLKDGEDVESWEPSMAEQMAAKAAEFGVTASRIRQMLEKVNLAEVAKRYAPKNVTRTGNKQVDFQNSQAYLRSRTELGIRINLAGREPNGVVPESEYDDLRAELIQKLRRVETPDGEPMFAEVAPREEYFDGPYEEDAPDIVIVPNEFRHFLSDQLLGEQFVKTDIWNHKRDGVIAATGDAIDPEGMPEHPHLYDVAPTVLSAMSVPYSDRMDGEAIPLVEDAGAHAYREYNSTGATPETKAGQGVEDRLADLGYLD; encoded by the coding sequence ATGGAGATGCTGGTTATCGGCATCGACGCGGGCTGTCTGCCCGTGTTCGAGCGACTCTCTGAGGACGGAGTCATCCCGAACATCGACGCTATTCGCGGGAAGGGAAGCGACGAGAGCGACAGCGACCAAGCTGAAAGCGAAGGCGCGGAAGCCCCGCTCCAGTCCCAAATTCCACCGTGGACACCGAGTGCGTGGCCCTCTATCTACACTGGAGTCAATCCGGCCAAGCACGGTGCGTTCGGGTTCGTCGATTACGACGGCTACGACTGGTCGGTCGTCACCGGCGACAACGTCAACGAACACGCCATCTGGAACGTCCTCGACGAACAGGGCTACAGCAGCGTCGTCCTCAACGCGCCGGTGACCCACCCGCCGGACGAAATCGACGGTGCCATCGTCCCCGGCTTCATTGGCCCGGAGAATCCGACCTGCTACCCACGCGGCACGCTCGAAGACGTCCGCGACGCAGTCGGCGAGTACCGCGTCTATCCGAGCTACTCGCGAGACGACGGCGAAGTGACGAAGCTGGACAAGAAGCGCGAGTACCGAAATCTCGCTCGAATGCGCGGCGAAGCGTTCCGCTATCTCGTCGAGGAACACGAACCCGACTTCGGCTTCCTCCAGTTCCAGCGGACCGACACCGTCTTCCACGAGTTCGAAGGCGACGAGAAGATGGTCGATGCAGTCTACGACGAGACCGACCGCCAAATCGGGAAGGTCTTGGAGCATTGTGACCCCGATAACGTCGTTCTGGTCAGCGACCACGGGATGGGCCACTACGAAGAGTACGAGTTCCGCGTCAACGAGTTCCTCAAACAAGAGGGCTACGTCGAGGAGACCATGGGTGGCAAAGGGATGCCCGGGTGGGGTCCCATCCGCGACGACCTGAAAGACGGCGAAGACGTGGAGTCGTGGGAGCCGTCGATGGCCGAACAGATGGCCGCGAAGGCCGCGGAGTTCGGCGTCACAGCGAGTCGCATCCGCCAGATGCTGGAGAAGGTGAACCTCGCAGAAGTGGCGAAGCGATACGCGCCCAAGAACGTCACTCGAACCGGGAACAAGCAGGTTGACTTCCAGAATTCGCAGGCGTACTTGCGCTCGCGGACCGAACTCGGCATTCGCATCAACCTCGCGGGCCGCGAACCGAACGGTGTCGTCCCGGAAAGTGAGTACGACGACCTTCGCGCCGAACTCATTCAGAAGCTCCGACGGGTCGAGACTCCCGACGGCGAACCGATGTTCGCGGAAGTCGCACCGCGCGAAGAGTACTTCGACGGGCCGTACGAGGAGGACGCTCCCGACATCGTCATCGTCCCTAACGAGTTCCGCCACTTCCTGTCGGACCAACTGCTCGGCGAGCAGTTCGTGAAGACGGACATCTGGAACCACAAGCGCGACGGCGTCATCGCGGCGACCGGCGACGCCATCGACCCCGAAGGAATGCCCGAGCATCCGCATCTGTACGACGTGGCACCCACCGTACTCTCGGCGATGAGCGTCCCATACAGCGACCGAATGGACGGCGAGGCGATTCCGCTGGTCGAGGACGCCGGTGCCCACGCCTACCGCGAGTACAACTCGACGGGCGCGACGCCCGAGACGAAAGCCGGGCAAGGCGTCGAAGACAGACTCGCCGACCTCGGATATCTCGACTAG